The proteins below come from a single Clarias gariepinus isolate MV-2021 ecotype Netherlands chromosome 17, CGAR_prim_01v2, whole genome shotgun sequence genomic window:
- the fez1 gene encoding fasciculation and elongation protein zeta-1 isoform X4, which produces MEAPLVCLDEEFEDLRPCKMQEELEPELAPHRAYGTIPLAPLCREDFSELENFSEMMSFKSMEDLVNEFDEKLNVCFHNYNTKTEGLAPVRDQSHAEEDEERLQDEDWDGPNSETLNGNLSDDEIHEKEEEEMNEKNENGNCLSEEPLITADQVIEEIVEMMENSPDPGETEEEEEEESGISSPKANPSLLEEIRMLSQATNNNNCSYEGLRLMPSSDLQELLGRVEIAVREFSEELVTQLARRDELEFEKEVKNTFITALMEVQNRQKEQRELSKRRRRDKAMSLHGPGRSEKTGSMPVKRFSMEGLSNILQTGIRQTFGNSGMDRQYLNTVIPYEKKGAAPTVEELQMLTKILFAMKEDSEKVPTLLTDYILKVLCPT; this is translated from the exons ATGGAGGCTCCACTTGTCTGTCTCGATGAGGAGTTCGAGGATCTCCGGCCATGCAAGATGCAAGAGGAACTGGAACCGGAGCTGGCACCGCACCGAGCTTACGGGACCATTCCTCTTGCGCCGTTGTGCCGGGAGGACTTCTCTGAGCTGGAGAACTTCTCAGAGATGATGAGTTTTAAGTCCATGGAGGACCTGGTGAACGAGTTTGACGAGAAGCTGAACGTGTGCTTCCACAACTACAACACCAAGACAGAAGGACTGGCTCCGGTACGCGATCAGTCTCATGCTGAGGAGGATGAGGAGCGACTGCAGGATGAAga CTGGGATGGCCCGAATTCAGAGACACTGAATGGCAACCTTTCAGATGATGAA ATACACgaaaaagaggaggaggagatgaaTGAGAAGAATGAAAATGGAAACTGTCTGAGTGAAGAACCTCTCATCACAGCTGACCAG GTGATAGAGGAGATTGTTGAGATGATGGAGAACTCTCCTGATCCAGGTGagacagaggaagaggaagaggaggaaagcGGAATCTCATCCCCTAAGGCTAACCCCTCTCTCCTGGAGGAGATCCGCATGCTGTCTCAGgctaccaacaacaacaactgctCCTATGAAG GATTGAGGCTGATGCCGAGCTCAGACCTTCAGGAGCTGCTGGGCCGTGTGGAGATAGCAGTGAGGGAGTTCTCAGAGGAACTGGTGACTCAGTTGGCACGGAGAGACGAGCTCGAGTTTGAGAAAGAGGTGAAGAATACTTTCATCACGGCCCTCATGGAGGTACAGAACCGACAGAAGGAGCAGCGGGAGCTCAGCAAGCGCCGCCGCAGGGACAAGGCCATGAGCCTGCACGGACCCGGCCGCTCTGAGAAGACTGGTAGCATGCCAGTAAAG AGATTCAGTATGGAGGGGCTGTCTAACATCCTGCAGACAGGAATCAGACAGACATTTGGAAACTCAGGGatggacagacag TATTTAAACACGGTGATCCCGTATGAGAAGAAAGGAGCCGCTCCAACTGTTGAGGAACTTCAAATGCTGACAAAAA TTCTTTTCGCCATGAAGGAGGACAGTGAGAAAGTCCCCACCCTCCTTACTGACTACATACTCAAAG ttCTGTGTCCCACGTAA
- the fez1 gene encoding fasciculation and elongation protein zeta-1 isoform X1, whose amino-acid sequence MEAPLVCLDEEFEDLRPCKMQEELEPELAPHRAYGTIPLAPLCREDFSELENFSEMMSFKSMEDLVNEFDEKLNVCFHNYNTKTEGLAPVRDQSHAEEDEERLQDEDVWDALTDNYLPSSVSSWDGPNSETLNGNLSDDEVSKQALIHEKEEEEMNEKNENGNCLSEEPLITADQVIEEIVEMMENSPDPGETEEEEEEESGISSPKANPSLLEEIRMLSQATNNNNCSYEGLRLMPSSDLQELLGRVEIAVREFSEELVTQLARRDELEFEKEVKNTFITALMEVQNRQKEQRELSKRRRRDKAMSLHGPGRSEKTGSMPVKRFSMEGLSNILQTGIRQTFGNSGMDRQYLNTVIPYEKKGAAPTVEELQMLTKILFAMKEDSEKVPTLLTDYILKVLCPT is encoded by the exons ATGGAGGCTCCACTTGTCTGTCTCGATGAGGAGTTCGAGGATCTCCGGCCATGCAAGATGCAAGAGGAACTGGAACCGGAGCTGGCACCGCACCGAGCTTACGGGACCATTCCTCTTGCGCCGTTGTGCCGGGAGGACTTCTCTGAGCTGGAGAACTTCTCAGAGATGATGAGTTTTAAGTCCATGGAGGACCTGGTGAACGAGTTTGACGAGAAGCTGAACGTGTGCTTCCACAACTACAACACCAAGACAGAAGGACTGGCTCCGGTACGCGATCAGTCTCATGCTGAGGAGGATGAGGAGCGACTGCAGGATGAAga TGTATGGGACGCTCTGACTGATAACTATCTGCCGTCCTCTGTGTCCAGCTGGGATGGCCCGAATTCAGAGACACTGAATGGCAACCTTTCAGATGATGAAGTAAGCAAGCAAGCTTTG ATACACgaaaaagaggaggaggagatgaaTGAGAAGAATGAAAATGGAAACTGTCTGAGTGAAGAACCTCTCATCACAGCTGACCAG GTGATAGAGGAGATTGTTGAGATGATGGAGAACTCTCCTGATCCAGGTGagacagaggaagaggaagaggaggaaagcGGAATCTCATCCCCTAAGGCTAACCCCTCTCTCCTGGAGGAGATCCGCATGCTGTCTCAGgctaccaacaacaacaactgctCCTATGAAG GATTGAGGCTGATGCCGAGCTCAGACCTTCAGGAGCTGCTGGGCCGTGTGGAGATAGCAGTGAGGGAGTTCTCAGAGGAACTGGTGACTCAGTTGGCACGGAGAGACGAGCTCGAGTTTGAGAAAGAGGTGAAGAATACTTTCATCACGGCCCTCATGGAGGTACAGAACCGACAGAAGGAGCAGCGGGAGCTCAGCAAGCGCCGCCGCAGGGACAAGGCCATGAGCCTGCACGGACCCGGCCGCTCTGAGAAGACTGGTAGCATGCCAGTAAAG AGATTCAGTATGGAGGGGCTGTCTAACATCCTGCAGACAGGAATCAGACAGACATTTGGAAACTCAGGGatggacagacag TATTTAAACACGGTGATCCCGTATGAGAAGAAAGGAGCCGCTCCAACTGTTGAGGAACTTCAAATGCTGACAAAAA TTCTTTTCGCCATGAAGGAGGACAGTGAGAAAGTCCCCACCCTCCTTACTGACTACATACTCAAAG ttCTGTGTCCCACGTAA
- the fez1 gene encoding fasciculation and elongation protein zeta-1 isoform X2, with protein sequence MEAPLVCLDEEFEDLRPCKMQEELEPELAPHRAYGTIPLAPLCREDFSELENFSEMMSFKSMEDLVNEFDEKLNVCFHNYNTKTEGLAPVRDQSHAEEDEERLQDEDVWDALTDNYLPSSVSSWDGPNSETLNGNLSDDEIHEKEEEEMNEKNENGNCLSEEPLITADQVIEEIVEMMENSPDPGETEEEEEEESGISSPKANPSLLEEIRMLSQATNNNNCSYEGLRLMPSSDLQELLGRVEIAVREFSEELVTQLARRDELEFEKEVKNTFITALMEVQNRQKEQRELSKRRRRDKAMSLHGPGRSEKTGSMPVKRFSMEGLSNILQTGIRQTFGNSGMDRQYLNTVIPYEKKGAAPTVEELQMLTKILFAMKEDSEKVPTLLTDYILKVLCPT encoded by the exons ATGGAGGCTCCACTTGTCTGTCTCGATGAGGAGTTCGAGGATCTCCGGCCATGCAAGATGCAAGAGGAACTGGAACCGGAGCTGGCACCGCACCGAGCTTACGGGACCATTCCTCTTGCGCCGTTGTGCCGGGAGGACTTCTCTGAGCTGGAGAACTTCTCAGAGATGATGAGTTTTAAGTCCATGGAGGACCTGGTGAACGAGTTTGACGAGAAGCTGAACGTGTGCTTCCACAACTACAACACCAAGACAGAAGGACTGGCTCCGGTACGCGATCAGTCTCATGCTGAGGAGGATGAGGAGCGACTGCAGGATGAAga TGTATGGGACGCTCTGACTGATAACTATCTGCCGTCCTCTGTGTCCAGCTGGGATGGCCCGAATTCAGAGACACTGAATGGCAACCTTTCAGATGATGAA ATACACgaaaaagaggaggaggagatgaaTGAGAAGAATGAAAATGGAAACTGTCTGAGTGAAGAACCTCTCATCACAGCTGACCAG GTGATAGAGGAGATTGTTGAGATGATGGAGAACTCTCCTGATCCAGGTGagacagaggaagaggaagaggaggaaagcGGAATCTCATCCCCTAAGGCTAACCCCTCTCTCCTGGAGGAGATCCGCATGCTGTCTCAGgctaccaacaacaacaactgctCCTATGAAG GATTGAGGCTGATGCCGAGCTCAGACCTTCAGGAGCTGCTGGGCCGTGTGGAGATAGCAGTGAGGGAGTTCTCAGAGGAACTGGTGACTCAGTTGGCACGGAGAGACGAGCTCGAGTTTGAGAAAGAGGTGAAGAATACTTTCATCACGGCCCTCATGGAGGTACAGAACCGACAGAAGGAGCAGCGGGAGCTCAGCAAGCGCCGCCGCAGGGACAAGGCCATGAGCCTGCACGGACCCGGCCGCTCTGAGAAGACTGGTAGCATGCCAGTAAAG AGATTCAGTATGGAGGGGCTGTCTAACATCCTGCAGACAGGAATCAGACAGACATTTGGAAACTCAGGGatggacagacag TATTTAAACACGGTGATCCCGTATGAGAAGAAAGGAGCCGCTCCAACTGTTGAGGAACTTCAAATGCTGACAAAAA TTCTTTTCGCCATGAAGGAGGACAGTGAGAAAGTCCCCACCCTCCTTACTGACTACATACTCAAAG ttCTGTGTCCCACGTAA
- the vps26bl gene encoding vacuolar protein sorting-associated protein 26B-like → MSFFGFGQSAEIDIVLNDAETRKKVEHKTEDGKKDKYFLFYDGETVSGKVNITLKTPGKRLEHQGIKIEFIGQIELYYDRGNHHEFVSLVKDLARPGEMSQSQTFDFEFTHVEKPYESYTGQNVKLRYFLRATVSRRLNDISKEMDIVVHTLSTYPELNSSIKMEVGIEDCLHIEFEYNKSKYHLKDVIVGKIYFLLVRIKIKHMEIDIIKRETTGTGPNVYHENDTIAKYEIMDGAPVRGESIPIRLFLAGYEMTPTMRDINKKFSVRYYLNLVLIDEEERRYFKQQEITLWRKGDIVRKSMSHQAAIASQRFEGSASAEKAIAQAKEEED, encoded by the exons ATGAGCTTCTTCGGTTTTGGACAGAGCGCTGAAATCGACATAGTTTTGAATGATGCCGAGACGCGGAAAAAGGTGGAACACAAGACAGAAGATGGGAAAAAGGACAAGTACTTCTTATTCTACGACGGCGAGACGGTTTCTGGCAAAGTCAACATCACGCTTAAAACCCCGGGGAAAAGACTCGAGCACCAGGGCATTAAGATCGAGTTTATCGGGCAGATCG AGTTGTACTATGACAGAGGGAACCATCACGAGTTTGTATCTCTGGTAAAGGATCTGGCTCGGCCAGGTGAAATGAGCCAGTCTCAGACATTTGACTTTGAGTTCACGCATGTGGAGAAACCATACGAGTCTTACACGGGCCAGAACGTCAAACTCCG CTATTTTCTCCGAGCAACAGTCAGCAGAAGGCTAAATGACATTAGCAAAGAGATGGACATCGTTGTGCACACTCTCAGCACATATCCAGAGTTGAACTCCTCCATTAAGATGGAAGTGGGGATTGAGGACTGCCTACACATTGAGTTTGAGTACAACAAATCCAA GTACCATCTGAAGGATGTGATAGTTGGAaagatttatttccttttggTGCGGATTAAAATCAAGCACATGGAGATAGACATAATTAAAAGGGAGACGACAGGAACTGGACCCAATGTCTACCATGAAAACGACACCATCGCCAAGTATGAAATCATGGATGGAGCACCAGTCAGAG GCGAATCAATCCCAATTCGACTCTTCTTGGCTGGCTACGAAATGACTCCCACAATGAGAGACATCAACAAAAAGTTCTCTGTTCGCTATTACCTCAATCTGGTGCTCATCGATGAAGAGGAGAGACGTTACTTCAAACAACAG GAGATCACATTATGGCGGAAGGGGGACATTGTAAGGAAGAGCATGTCCCATCAAGCTGCCATCGCTTCACAGCGCTTCGAGGGCTCTGCCAGTGCAGAGAAGGCCATCGCCCAGGCCAAGGAGGAAGAGGATTAA
- the fez1 gene encoding fasciculation and elongation protein zeta-1 isoform X3 has product MEAPLVCLDEEFEDLRPCKMQEELEPELAPHRAYGTIPLAPLCREDFSELENFSEMMSFKSMEDLVNEFDEKLNVCFHNYNTKTEGLAPVRDQSHAEEDEERLQDEDWDGPNSETLNGNLSDDEVSKQALIHEKEEEEMNEKNENGNCLSEEPLITADQVIEEIVEMMENSPDPGETEEEEEEESGISSPKANPSLLEEIRMLSQATNNNNCSYEGLRLMPSSDLQELLGRVEIAVREFSEELVTQLARRDELEFEKEVKNTFITALMEVQNRQKEQRELSKRRRRDKAMSLHGPGRSEKTGSMPVKRFSMEGLSNILQTGIRQTFGNSGMDRQYLNTVIPYEKKGAAPTVEELQMLTKILFAMKEDSEKVPTLLTDYILKVLCPT; this is encoded by the exons ATGGAGGCTCCACTTGTCTGTCTCGATGAGGAGTTCGAGGATCTCCGGCCATGCAAGATGCAAGAGGAACTGGAACCGGAGCTGGCACCGCACCGAGCTTACGGGACCATTCCTCTTGCGCCGTTGTGCCGGGAGGACTTCTCTGAGCTGGAGAACTTCTCAGAGATGATGAGTTTTAAGTCCATGGAGGACCTGGTGAACGAGTTTGACGAGAAGCTGAACGTGTGCTTCCACAACTACAACACCAAGACAGAAGGACTGGCTCCGGTACGCGATCAGTCTCATGCTGAGGAGGATGAGGAGCGACTGCAGGATGAAga CTGGGATGGCCCGAATTCAGAGACACTGAATGGCAACCTTTCAGATGATGAAGTAAGCAAGCAAGCTTTG ATACACgaaaaagaggaggaggagatgaaTGAGAAGAATGAAAATGGAAACTGTCTGAGTGAAGAACCTCTCATCACAGCTGACCAG GTGATAGAGGAGATTGTTGAGATGATGGAGAACTCTCCTGATCCAGGTGagacagaggaagaggaagaggaggaaagcGGAATCTCATCCCCTAAGGCTAACCCCTCTCTCCTGGAGGAGATCCGCATGCTGTCTCAGgctaccaacaacaacaactgctCCTATGAAG GATTGAGGCTGATGCCGAGCTCAGACCTTCAGGAGCTGCTGGGCCGTGTGGAGATAGCAGTGAGGGAGTTCTCAGAGGAACTGGTGACTCAGTTGGCACGGAGAGACGAGCTCGAGTTTGAGAAAGAGGTGAAGAATACTTTCATCACGGCCCTCATGGAGGTACAGAACCGACAGAAGGAGCAGCGGGAGCTCAGCAAGCGCCGCCGCAGGGACAAGGCCATGAGCCTGCACGGACCCGGCCGCTCTGAGAAGACTGGTAGCATGCCAGTAAAG AGATTCAGTATGGAGGGGCTGTCTAACATCCTGCAGACAGGAATCAGACAGACATTTGGAAACTCAGGGatggacagacag TATTTAAACACGGTGATCCCGTATGAGAAGAAAGGAGCCGCTCCAACTGTTGAGGAACTTCAAATGCTGACAAAAA TTCTTTTCGCCATGAAGGAGGACAGTGAGAAAGTCCCCACCCTCCTTACTGACTACATACTCAAAG ttCTGTGTCCCACGTAA